From the Acidobacteriota bacterium genome, the window ATTTCGTGAAAATCAGGCCTTGGCGGGCTTGTTGCGGTTGATGATGACGCGGACGTGGGTGCCTTCGCCGATTTTTTCTTTTTCGTTGTGGGCCTCGACGGCGAACGTTACGCGCCGGCCTTCGATGGATTCCACTTTGGAAATCACGCGCACCTTCTGCCCGATGGGCGTGCCTGCGAGATGCGTGATGTTCACCTTGTAGCCAACCGAACTTTCTCCTTCTTCGAGATACGGCTTGAGCAGCGCGACGG encodes:
- a CDS encoding thioesterase translates to MKPELQPGVSHEIDEPTEEKHAAPHLAAEGRFVFSTPSMIGFMERCSVALLKPYLEEGESSVGYKVNITHLAGTPIGQKVRVISKVESIEGRRVTFAVEAHNEKEKIGEGTHVRVIINRNKPAKA